A region of Micromonospora chokoriensis DNA encodes the following proteins:
- a CDS encoding DUF1963 domain-containing protein, with the protein MDHEGRFRRAALALDIPDDEVSRFIQHLRLSIRLSAGSSGVPVGQFGGSPRLPVGTDWPSDGVRPLPFIFSVDCAALPRVDGLGLPADGSLLFFLNYEQAAATGERRYGRVVHVPAGTDTTVAAGSIDQPFVEEQYAVGATLRAELPGWFEADEDEDGDEDDLSPFQQQLARDLERDLPHRDELRALANDLWPSDGGYASAYVGGYADQEVIKSIAEQTLAWREKTGEIVIPVAKWYSHVERETHRLTTEWVSLAHFPVAGDLYYRSVGSFVIRHDDLAAGRLDEALSMAELIP; encoded by the coding sequence ATGGATCACGAGGGGCGGTTTCGTCGGGCGGCGCTCGCATTGGACATCCCGGACGACGAGGTCAGCCGGTTCATCCAGCACCTCCGTCTCTCGATCCGGTTGAGCGCAGGATCCAGCGGTGTTCCGGTCGGACAGTTCGGTGGGTCGCCCCGGTTGCCGGTGGGCACGGACTGGCCGTCCGACGGGGTCAGGCCGTTACCGTTCATCTTCTCGGTCGACTGCGCGGCGCTGCCGAGAGTCGACGGTCTCGGCCTGCCGGCAGACGGCTCGCTGCTGTTCTTCCTCAATTACGAGCAGGCCGCCGCCACCGGGGAGCGGAGGTACGGGCGCGTCGTGCATGTGCCGGCGGGCACCGACACCACGGTGGCGGCAGGATCCATTGACCAGCCGTTCGTCGAGGAGCAGTACGCCGTCGGCGCGACGCTGCGCGCGGAACTCCCCGGCTGGTTCGAGGCGGACGAGGACGAGGACGGCGACGAGGACGACCTGTCGCCCTTCCAGCAACAGTTGGCTCGTGACCTTGAGCGTGACCTGCCGCACCGTGACGAACTCCGTGCTCTGGCCAACGATCTCTGGCCGTCTGACGGCGGGTACGCCAGCGCCTACGTCGGCGGGTACGCCGACCAAGAGGTGATCAAGAGTATTGCGGAGCAGACCCTCGCGTGGCGCGAGAAGACCGGCGAGATCGTCATCCCCGTCGCGAAATGGTATTCCCATGTGGAGCGGGAAACCCACCGGCTGACCACCGAGTGGGTGTCGCTCGCCCATTTTCCGGTAGCTGGCGATCTCTATTACCGGAGCGTCGGGAGTTTCGTGATCCGTCACGACGACCTGGCCGCCGGCCGGCTGGACGAGGCACTCTCCATGGCTGAACTGATCCCGTAG
- a CDS encoding Clp protease N-terminal domain-containing protein, translated as MFERFTDRARDVVRRALEEARVEGRRPVGTEHLLLALLADDAGLASRLLADAGVRADDLRERVRRHTTTGGAGLGDADAAALREIGIDLAAIVARIEQSFGPDALREAVPAPRRRWGRKRYLGGPFSPRSKKALELSLREALRLRHRHIGTEHILLGVLREGQGLGALVLTEAGIDLDDLRRRVEVALRAAA; from the coding sequence ATGTTCGAACGGTTCACCGACCGGGCGCGCGACGTGGTGCGGCGGGCGCTGGAGGAGGCAAGGGTCGAGGGTCGACGGCCCGTCGGCACCGAGCACCTGCTGCTCGCCCTGCTCGCCGACGACGCGGGCCTGGCCAGCCGGCTGCTCGCCGACGCCGGTGTGCGCGCCGACGACCTGCGCGAACGCGTACGCCGGCACACCACCACCGGTGGCGCCGGTCTCGGCGACGCCGACGCGGCGGCCCTGCGGGAGATCGGCATCGACCTGGCGGCGATCGTGGCCCGCATCGAGCAGTCCTTCGGCCCGGACGCGCTACGCGAGGCGGTGCCGGCGCCGCGCCGCCGCTGGGGGCGCAAGCGGTACCTCGGCGGCCCGTTCTCGCCCCGGTCCAAGAAAGCGCTGGAGTTGTCCCTGCGGGAGGCGCTGCGCCTGCGTCACAGGCACATCGGCACCGAGCACATCCTGCTCGGGGTGCTCCGGGAGGGGCAGGGGCTGGGCGCGTTGGTGCTCACCGAGGCAGGGATCGACCTCGATGACCTGCGCCGTCGGGTGGAGGTCGCGCTCCGGGCGGCGGCCTGA
- a CDS encoding PadR family transcriptional regulator produces the protein MQDVVLAMLAKEPAHGYELRSRLRAALGPLGEAMNAGQIYVTLTRLDKAGLVTSQRAEGLPDRPERRVYALTPTGQQRVATWLAEVNWPKPDLAEFHLKLVAAATARLADPVALVDAQRREVLRRLRDAQRAALDRSVDPVAGLLLEGVVLRLRADLAWLEACERVWAECDPTGRKAGA, from the coding sequence GTGCAGGACGTGGTGCTGGCCATGCTGGCCAAGGAGCCGGCGCACGGATACGAGCTGCGCAGCCGGCTGCGTGCCGCGCTCGGACCGCTGGGCGAGGCGATGAACGCCGGGCAGATCTACGTGACGCTGACCCGCCTGGACAAGGCAGGGCTGGTGACCTCACAGCGGGCCGAGGGCCTGCCGGACCGGCCCGAACGCCGGGTGTACGCGCTGACCCCGACAGGGCAGCAGCGGGTCGCCACCTGGCTGGCCGAAGTGAACTGGCCGAAGCCGGACCTCGCGGAGTTCCACCTCAAGTTGGTGGCTGCCGCGACCGCCCGGCTGGCCGATCCGGTGGCGTTGGTCGATGCGCAGCGGCGTGAGGTGCTGCGCCGGCTGCGCGACGCCCAACGGGCGGCGTTGGACCGGTCGGTGGACCCGGTTGCCGGGCTGCTGCTGGAGGGTGTCGTGTTGCGGCTGCGGGCCGACCTGGCATGGCTGGAGGCGTGTGAACGCGTGTGGGCCGAATGTGATCCGACCGGGCGGAAGGCGGGGGCGTGA
- a CDS encoding universal stress protein, translating to MRDAEILVGYDGSTDASVALDWALQEARHSGRPVRLAYVFEWLTVAGWVGPGVAPGVWPDDTARRQVDDLVRTAAADAATANPGLTVTGEVYDGPPALVLQERSAEAGLLVLGSRGHGGFGGLLVGSTAVSVTAHAHCPVVVVRDGTAGGPVGPVAVGVDGSDPSLVALGFAAERAAQRQVPLRVLHAWTPGPGGAAGVPDERASVEAALEPWRRTFPELDITVDLVGGSPASMLIEASRDARLVVVGSRGRGGLAGMLLGSVSQQLIQHSHCPVAVVRER from the coding sequence GTGCGCGACGCGGAGATCCTGGTCGGCTACGACGGCTCCACCGACGCGTCGGTGGCCCTCGACTGGGCGCTGCAGGAGGCTCGGCACAGCGGTCGACCGGTGCGACTGGCGTACGTCTTCGAGTGGTTGACGGTCGCCGGCTGGGTCGGTCCGGGCGTGGCACCCGGGGTCTGGCCCGACGACACCGCTCGCCGGCAGGTCGACGACCTGGTCCGCACTGCGGCGGCCGACGCCGCCACCGCGAACCCCGGCCTGACGGTCACCGGCGAGGTGTACGACGGGCCGCCGGCCCTGGTGTTGCAGGAACGCTCCGCGGAGGCGGGCCTGCTGGTGCTCGGCAGTCGGGGGCACGGTGGCTTCGGTGGTCTGCTGGTCGGGTCGACGGCGGTGTCGGTGACCGCGCACGCACACTGCCCGGTCGTGGTGGTCCGGGACGGGACGGCCGGCGGGCCGGTCGGCCCGGTGGCGGTCGGCGTGGACGGGTCGGACCCGTCGCTGGTGGCGCTCGGTTTCGCCGCCGAACGGGCCGCGCAACGGCAGGTGCCGCTGCGCGTGCTGCACGCCTGGACACCGGGCCCCGGCGGGGCGGCCGGCGTGCCCGACGAGCGGGCGTCGGTCGAGGCGGCGTTGGAGCCGTGGCGGCGGACGTTCCCCGAACTGGACATCACCGTCGACCTCGTCGGGGGCAGCCCGGCGTCGATGTTGATCGAGGCGAGCCGCGACGCGCGGCTGGTGGTGGTCGGCAGTCGAGGCCGGGGCGGGTTGGCCGGGATGCTGCTCGGCTCGGTCAGCCAGCAGCTGATCCAGCACTCCCACTGCCCGGTCGCCGTGGTCCGCGAACGCTGA
- a CDS encoding ABC transporter permease, translated as MAGRLLLVCRLLMRDLRRRRTETLLLLTAITAATATLTIGLTLNEVADRPYQQTRTATAGPDVIVTPRATGQAALDELASLTTGAGVTGHSGPFPIAYLTMTARGKSAHAVVAGRDSTPASIDRPAVTDGTWVRPGGVVVERAFADALGIRTGDTVDIDGHPLRVLGTAVTAARATYPYAGWHYPGSVLVERGGLVWVDRSDIATLAGGQPLSYTLNLKLADPAASSTYPIGDQLTTWQAISYLNGRLYNDAQIALLVGSWLLNGLALAGVAGIVAGRIIGQRRRVGLLKAVGAGPAMIATVHLAEYLAIGLAAAATGLVTGWLAAPALIRPSAGLIGSVNAQPPALRMVVAVTVLALAIAVAATLVPVLRAAATSTVHALADAATPPRRRRWRIWLSRRLPTALLIGVRINARRPRRARLVTVNTLITTTTLVGILMVNSQAVRFDLGYTELANPRVERGEQATLVLTVVLCVLALINAVVSAWTAVLDARQPLAVARTLGATPAQAGLGLAVAQLLPAVPGVAVGIPAGVGLVTFVSTGEVQYPPHSTLLATALGVLLAIAALTAIPAMVATRRPVVDTLRSAPT; from the coding sequence ATGGCCGGCCGCCTCCTGCTCGTCTGCCGGCTGCTGATGCGGGACCTGCGCCGCCGCCGAACCGAAACCCTCCTGCTCCTGACCGCGATCACCGCCGCCACCGCCACACTGACCATCGGCCTCACGCTCAACGAAGTCGCCGACCGGCCGTACCAGCAGACCCGGACCGCCACCGCCGGCCCAGACGTGATCGTGACACCCCGGGCCACCGGTCAGGCGGCACTGGACGAGCTCGCATCGCTGACCACCGGGGCCGGCGTCACCGGCCACAGCGGCCCGTTCCCGATCGCTTACCTGACGATGACAGCCCGCGGCAAGTCCGCGCACGCCGTGGTAGCGGGCCGGGACAGCACACCCGCGTCGATCGACCGACCCGCCGTGACCGACGGCACCTGGGTACGCCCCGGCGGCGTCGTCGTCGAGCGCGCCTTCGCCGACGCCCTCGGCATCCGCACCGGCGACACGGTCGACATCGACGGTCACCCGTTGCGCGTGCTCGGGACCGCGGTCACCGCCGCGAGAGCGACGTACCCCTACGCCGGGTGGCACTACCCGGGCAGCGTCCTGGTCGAGCGCGGCGGCCTGGTCTGGGTCGACCGGAGCGACATCGCCACGCTCGCGGGCGGCCAGCCGCTGTCGTACACCCTCAACCTCAAACTCGCCGACCCGGCGGCCAGCAGCACGTACCCCATCGGCGACCAACTCACCACCTGGCAGGCGATCAGCTACCTCAACGGTCGGCTGTACAACGACGCGCAGATCGCTCTGCTCGTCGGCAGCTGGCTACTCAACGGTCTCGCGCTGGCCGGCGTCGCCGGCATCGTCGCGGGCCGGATCATCGGCCAGCGTCGCCGAGTGGGGCTACTCAAAGCCGTCGGCGCCGGACCGGCCATGATCGCCACTGTCCACCTCGCCGAGTATCTGGCGATCGGGCTTGCCGCCGCAGCGACGGGCCTGGTCACAGGCTGGCTCGCCGCGCCCGCGCTGATCCGCCCCAGCGCCGGACTCATCGGCTCCGTCAACGCCCAGCCACCTGCGCTGCGCATGGTGGTCGCCGTCACGGTCCTTGCCCTCGCGATCGCTGTGGCGGCGACTCTGGTGCCGGTGTTGCGCGCGGCCGCCACCAGCACCGTTCACGCGCTCGCCGACGCCGCAACGCCACCGCGCCGCCGGCGGTGGCGCATCTGGCTGTCGCGGCGGCTGCCCACCGCGCTGCTGATCGGAGTACGTATCAACGCGCGCCGGCCGCGCCGCGCCCGGCTGGTCACCGTTAACACCCTGATCACCACGACCACCCTCGTCGGCATTCTCATGGTCAACTCCCAGGCTGTGCGCTTCGACCTCGGCTACACCGAACTCGCCAATCCCCGGGTGGAACGGGGCGAGCAGGCCACGCTCGTGCTGACCGTCGTGCTGTGCGTCCTCGCGCTCATCAACGCGGTCGTGAGCGCCTGGACCGCAGTCCTCGACGCCCGGCAACCACTGGCCGTCGCGCGGACGCTCGGTGCGACGCCCGCGCAGGCCGGTCTGGGCCTGGCGGTAGCGCAACTACTTCCCGCCGTACCCGGCGTCGCCGTGGGGATCCCGGCCGGCGTCGGGCTTGTCACGTTCGTCAGCACCGGCGAGGTCCAGTACCCACCCCATTCCACGCTGCTCGCCACCGCGCTCGGAGTCCTGCTCGCCATCGCCGCGCTCACCGCCATCCCAGCGATGGTTGCCACCCGGCGTCCGGTCGTGGACACGCTCCGGTCCGCACCGACCTGA
- a CDS encoding universal stress protein: MAAAADAAVLVGLGSTLDLPVVEQAAQEAAGHRRPLHLLHTFDWQAAFAADTVAAPRDEAEKLLTMAAHLAHQTEPELTVRCEIVESAMLPTLIRRSETAFLLAVGDSGMAGSGQCVPAETPAVQLAARAGCPLLVVRREPPPQGPVLVGVDGSPSSHLALQWALQCAASRDGRLLALRAVEYDEDTDAVAEQLNEALTQHVGSNGAVPVECRVVRGDPAEVLIDASRSAQVALVAARGDEPGRAMLGAVAQSLLYHSPAPVVVVRGLAEKPLTGPDAHPKRDQRP; the protein is encoded by the coding sequence ATGGCCGCAGCCGCCGACGCGGCGGTGCTGGTCGGCCTCGGGTCGACCCTCGACCTCCCGGTCGTCGAACAGGCCGCGCAGGAAGCCGCCGGCCACCGCCGACCCCTGCACCTGCTGCACACCTTCGACTGGCAGGCGGCCTTCGCCGCGGACACCGTCGCCGCACCCCGCGACGAGGCCGAGAAGCTGCTCACCATGGCGGCCCACCTCGCGCACCAGACCGAGCCGGAGCTGACCGTCCGCTGCGAGATCGTCGAGAGCGCCATGCTGCCCACCCTGATCCGCCGGTCGGAGACGGCCTTCCTACTGGCCGTCGGCGACAGCGGGATGGCCGGCAGCGGTCAGTGCGTGCCGGCCGAGACCCCCGCCGTGCAGTTGGCCGCCCGGGCCGGCTGCCCCCTGCTCGTGGTCCGCCGCGAGCCGCCGCCGCAGGGCCCGGTGCTGGTCGGGGTGGACGGCTCACCCAGCTCACACCTCGCGCTGCAGTGGGCCCTGCAGTGCGCGGCCAGCCGCGACGGCCGGCTGTTGGCACTGCGGGCGGTGGAGTACGACGAGGACACCGACGCGGTCGCCGAGCAGCTCAACGAGGCGTTGACCCAGCACGTCGGCAGCAACGGCGCGGTGCCCGTCGAGTGCCGTGTCGTGCGCGGTGATCCCGCCGAGGTGCTGATCGACGCGTCCCGCTCGGCGCAGGTGGCGCTCGTCGCCGCCAGGGGCGACGAACCGGGCCGAGCCATGTTGGGCGCTGTCGCCCAGTCCCTGCTCTACCACTCACCGGCACCGGTCGTCGTCGTCCGCGGCCTGGCCGAGAAGCCGCTGACCGGGCCCGACGCCCACCCGAAGCGGGACCAACGGCCCTGA
- a CDS encoding hemerythrin domain-containing protein, with protein MLAGLRDTADLVATDPASPRCLPAVRETHRRLTEQVLPHEAAEDRELYPALAEPLGGGEATSTMSRAHVEIRRQVDLLGVQLGQTDDGRLRPDQVPDLLATLYGLDAVLRLHLAQEEEEFFTLDPAEPVPERR; from the coding sequence GTGCTGGCCGGGCTGCGCGACACCGCCGACCTGGTCGCCACCGACCCGGCCTCGCCGAGGTGCCTGCCGGCGGTACGCGAGACGCACCGCCGGCTGACCGAGCAGGTGCTTCCGCACGAGGCCGCCGAGGATCGAGAGCTCTACCCCGCGCTGGCCGAGCCGCTGGGCGGCGGCGAGGCGACCTCCACGATGAGCCGCGCGCACGTGGAGATCCGCCGCCAGGTCGACCTGCTCGGCGTCCAACTGGGGCAGACCGACGATGGGCGGCTTCGCCCGGACCAGGTTCCCGACCTGCTCGCGACCCTGTACGGGCTGGACGCCGTGCTGCGCCTGCACCTGGCGCAGGAAGAGGAGGAGTTCTTCACCCTCGACCCGGCCGAACCGGTGCCGGAGCGCCGCTGA
- a CDS encoding ABC transporter ATP-binding protein, with the protein MTGSTVLQARGLSMRYGGERALVRAVDEVDLNVPAGQSLAVMGPSGCGKSTLLYLLGGLQRPTDGQVWLADRRIDTMSERALARLRRDNLGFVFQSFQLMDELTAVENVELAALLAGQSPGRARKRAMYLLDRVGLADRARHLPSALSGGQRQRVAIARALSNEPLVVLADEPTGNLDSAATLDVLRLFEELRTAGQTLVVVTHDPRIAAVADRVIAMRDGAFVDDNRLAGAATGTLYDGRR; encoded by the coding sequence GTGACCGGGTCGACGGTGTTGCAGGCGCGTGGACTGAGCATGCGGTACGGCGGCGAGCGCGCGCTGGTCCGGGCGGTCGACGAGGTCGATCTGAACGTGCCGGCCGGACAGTCGCTGGCGGTGATGGGGCCCAGCGGCTGCGGCAAGTCCACCCTGCTGTACCTGCTCGGCGGGCTGCAACGTCCGACCGACGGGCAGGTGTGGCTCGCCGACCGTCGCATCGACACGATGAGCGAACGCGCCCTGGCCCGGCTGCGGCGTGACAACCTCGGGTTCGTCTTCCAGTCGTTCCAGCTCATGGACGAGCTCACCGCGGTGGAGAACGTGGAGCTGGCCGCGTTGCTGGCTGGCCAGTCACCGGGGCGGGCCCGCAAGCGGGCGATGTACCTGCTGGACCGGGTGGGGCTGGCCGACCGCGCCAGGCACCTGCCCTCGGCGCTGTCCGGTGGGCAGCGCCAGCGGGTCGCCATCGCCCGTGCGTTGAGCAACGAGCCGCTGGTCGTGCTGGCTGACGAGCCCACCGGCAACCTGGACAGCGCCGCCACCCTGGACGTGCTGCGGCTGTTCGAGGAGCTGCGCACCGCAGGGCAGACCCTGGTGGTGGTTACCCATGACCCCCGCATCGCGGCGGTCGCCGACCGGGTGATCGCCATGCGTGACGGCGCGTTCGTCGACGACAACCGGCTTGCCGGCGCCGCCACCGGGACCCTCTACGACGGGCGGCGCTGA
- a CDS encoding phosphoketolase family protein produces MDTALDTHGVLTDEELRRLDAYWRAANYLTVGQIYLLDNPLLREPLTADDIKPRLLGHWGTSPGLNLIYAHLNRVIVARDLNAMLVTGPGHGGPAIVANTWLEGTWSERYHDVARDEAGMSRLFRQFSFPGGIPSHVAADVPGSIHEGGELGYALSHAYGAAFDHPDLVVACVIGDGEAETGPLAGSWLSNVFLSPARDGAVLPILHLNGYKIANPTVLARIPEADLLDLLRGSGYQPYVVAGDDPAQVHRVLAATMDRALDEIAEIQRRARSQGVVERPRWPMIVLRTPKGWTGPREVDGAQVEGTFHAHQVPLAGVRDNPAHLAELERWLRSYRPEELFDATGAPVDEVRTLPPRGDRRMSANPVTNGGVVLRDLTLPDFRDYAVEVPEPGQPIAGATGALGPWIRDVISANPQTFRLFGPDEVASNRLGAAFEVTDRAWVAATVPGDDHLSPDGRVMEVLSEHLCQGWLEGYLLTGRHGVFTSYEAFIHIVDSMLNQHAKWLKVTRAIPWRQPLASLNYLLSSHVWRQDHNGFSHQDPGFIDHVVNKKAEVVRVYLPPDANTLLATMDHCLRSRHYINVVVAGKQAAPNWLTMAEAIQHTRRGLGIWEWASNDGGSEPDVVLACCGDVPTLETLAAVGLLRRHLPELKVRLVNVVDLMRLQPDTEHPHGLTDKEFDTIFTADRTVIFAYHGYPWLIHRLTYRRTNHENLHVRGYKEEGTTTTPFDMVMLNDLDRFHLVIDVIDRVPGLAARAAHLRQQMVDARQAARDYTRRYGEDDPQVAEWRWVRETDPTNP; encoded by the coding sequence ATGGATACCGCTCTCGACACGCACGGCGTCCTGACCGACGAGGAGCTACGCCGGCTGGACGCCTACTGGCGAGCGGCGAACTACCTGACCGTCGGGCAGATCTACCTGCTCGACAACCCGCTGCTGCGCGAGCCGCTGACCGCCGACGACATCAAGCCCCGGCTGCTCGGGCACTGGGGCACCAGCCCGGGGCTCAACCTGATCTACGCCCACCTCAACCGGGTGATCGTGGCGCGCGACCTGAACGCCATGCTGGTCACCGGCCCCGGCCACGGCGGCCCGGCGATCGTGGCCAACACCTGGTTGGAGGGCACCTGGTCGGAGCGGTACCACGACGTGGCGCGCGACGAGGCCGGGATGTCCCGGCTGTTCCGCCAGTTCTCCTTCCCGGGCGGCATCCCCAGCCACGTCGCGGCGGACGTGCCGGGTTCGATCCACGAGGGCGGCGAGCTGGGGTACGCGTTGAGCCACGCCTACGGCGCCGCGTTCGACCACCCGGACCTGGTGGTGGCCTGCGTGATCGGCGACGGTGAGGCGGAGACCGGGCCGCTGGCCGGGAGTTGGCTCTCCAACGTGTTCCTCAGCCCGGCGCGCGACGGCGCGGTGCTGCCCATCCTGCACCTCAACGGTTACAAGATCGCCAACCCGACCGTGCTGGCCCGGATCCCCGAGGCCGACCTGCTCGACCTCCTGCGCGGGTCGGGCTACCAGCCGTACGTGGTGGCCGGTGACGACCCCGCCCAGGTGCACCGCGTCCTCGCCGCGACGATGGACCGCGCGCTGGACGAGATCGCCGAGATCCAGCGGCGGGCCCGCTCCCAGGGCGTCGTCGAACGCCCCCGCTGGCCGATGATCGTCCTGCGGACGCCGAAGGGCTGGACCGGCCCACGCGAGGTCGACGGCGCCCAGGTCGAAGGCACCTTCCACGCCCACCAGGTGCCGCTGGCGGGCGTCCGCGACAACCCCGCCCACCTGGCCGAACTGGAGCGGTGGCTGCGCAGCTACCGACCGGAGGAGTTGTTCGACGCGACCGGCGCGCCGGTCGACGAGGTGCGGACGCTCCCGCCGCGCGGGGATCGGCGGATGAGCGCCAACCCGGTCACCAACGGCGGCGTGGTGCTGCGCGACCTGACCCTGCCGGACTTCCGCGACTACGCGGTGGAGGTCCCCGAGCCGGGCCAGCCGATCGCCGGCGCCACCGGTGCGCTCGGTCCGTGGATCCGGGACGTCATCAGCGCCAACCCGCAGACGTTCCGGCTGTTCGGCCCGGACGAGGTCGCCTCCAACCGGCTGGGTGCCGCGTTCGAGGTGACCGACCGTGCGTGGGTGGCCGCCACGGTGCCCGGCGACGACCACCTCTCCCCCGACGGGCGGGTCATGGAGGTCCTCTCCGAGCACCTGTGCCAGGGCTGGTTGGAGGGCTACCTCCTGACCGGCCGACACGGGGTGTTCACCAGCTACGAGGCATTCATCCACATCGTCGACTCGATGCTGAACCAGCACGCCAAGTGGCTGAAGGTGACCCGGGCCATCCCCTGGCGGCAGCCGCTCGCCTCGCTGAACTACCTGCTGTCCAGCCACGTGTGGCGTCAGGACCACAACGGCTTCTCCCACCAGGACCCGGGCTTCATCGACCACGTGGTCAACAAGAAGGCCGAGGTGGTACGCGTCTACCTGCCGCCGGACGCCAACACCCTGCTCGCCACGATGGACCACTGCCTGCGCAGCCGGCACTACATCAACGTGGTCGTCGCCGGTAAGCAGGCCGCCCCGAACTGGTTGACGATGGCCGAGGCGATCCAGCACACCCGACGCGGCCTCGGCATCTGGGAGTGGGCCAGCAACGACGGCGGCAGCGAGCCGGACGTGGTGCTCGCCTGCTGCGGGGACGTGCCCACCCTGGAGACGTTGGCCGCCGTCGGGCTGCTGCGCCGGCACCTCCCGGAGCTGAAGGTGCGACTGGTCAACGTGGTCGACCTGATGCGACTCCAACCGGACACCGAGCACCCGCACGGCCTGACCGACAAGGAGTTCGACACCATCTTCACCGCGGACCGGACGGTCATCTTCGCGTACCACGGCTACCCGTGGCTGATCCACCGACTCACCTACCGCCGCACCAACCACGAGAACCTGCACGTGCGCGGCTACAAGGAGGAGGGCACCACCACCACCCCGTTCGACATGGTGATGCTCAACGACCTGGACCGCTTCCACCTGGTCATCGACGTCATCGACCGGGTGCCCGGCCTGGCGGCCCGCGCCGCGCACCTGCGTCAGCAGATGGTCGACGCCCGGCAGGCGGCCCGCGACTACACCCGCCGGTACGGCGAGGACGACCCCCAGGTCGCCGAGTGGCGCTGGGTCCGCGAAACCGATCCGACCAACCCCTGA
- a CDS encoding HTH domain-containing protein, translating to MSQATELAAAAGSTDPRVGLRAVRALRRLLERLEVVQVDNARRQGWSWQEIADALEVSRQAVHKKHAGRPAVTSSWEA from the coding sequence ATGAGTCAGGCGACGGAACTCGCGGCGGCGGCCGGCAGCACCGACCCCCGGGTCGGGCTGCGTGCCGTCCGCGCGCTACGCCGGCTGCTCGAGCGGCTCGAGGTGGTCCAGGTCGACAACGCCCGACGACAGGGCTGGTCCTGGCAGGAAATCGCCGACGCGCTCGAGGTCAGCCGGCAGGCGGTCCACAAGAAGCACGCCGGGCGACCGGCGGTCACCTCATCCTGGGAGGCGTGA
- a CDS encoding diacylglycerol/lipid kinase family protein: protein MNAGHDRRPSGGDGGLRSAVVVNPSKVDDLDELRRIVDDALAAAGWPAPQWYETTVEDPGRGQTEQAVKDGVDLVFACGGDGTVMACVSGLVGTDVALAVLPQGTGNLLAANLGLSTDLAAGLQVAVERGRRLLDVGAVEDKYFTVMAGMGFDAQMLEATNETTKARIGWPAYVMGAVRHLRDRPMRVQIRVDDRPPVRRRVRSVLIANVGRLQGGVTLLTEAEPDDGWLDVAVLTPHNLRHWLALGWAVVRRRGEVPRMEVFRGKRVVITSNRAQPRELDGDLISPGRQLRAEIRPEALWLCVPQPEDAPDLAVDAQGAGERGEQLIEEARRE, encoded by the coding sequence GTGAATGCTGGACACGACAGGCGGCCCTCCGGCGGCGACGGCGGGCTGCGCTCCGCGGTGGTGGTCAACCCGTCGAAGGTCGACGATCTCGACGAGCTGCGCCGCATCGTCGACGACGCCCTCGCCGCGGCCGGCTGGCCCGCCCCACAGTGGTACGAGACGACCGTCGAGGACCCGGGCCGGGGACAGACCGAACAGGCCGTCAAGGACGGCGTCGACCTGGTCTTCGCCTGCGGCGGCGACGGCACCGTGATGGCCTGCGTCAGCGGGCTGGTCGGCACCGACGTGGCGCTGGCCGTGCTGCCCCAGGGCACCGGCAACCTGCTCGCCGCCAACCTGGGCCTCTCCACCGACCTGGCCGCCGGGTTGCAGGTCGCCGTCGAGCGGGGCCGACGACTCCTCGACGTCGGCGCCGTCGAGGACAAGTACTTCACAGTGATGGCGGGCATGGGCTTCGACGCCCAGATGCTCGAAGCCACCAACGAGACCACCAAGGCCCGCATCGGCTGGCCCGCGTACGTGATGGGCGCCGTCCGCCACCTGCGGGACCGGCCGATGCGGGTGCAGATCCGCGTCGACGACCGCCCTCCGGTACGCCGGCGGGTCCGCTCGGTGCTGATCGCGAACGTCGGTCGACTCCAGGGCGGCGTCACACTACTCACCGAGGCGGAGCCGGACGACGGATGGCTCGACGTCGCCGTGCTCACACCGCACAACCTGCGGCACTGGCTCGCGCTCGGCTGGGCGGTGGTCCGTCGCCGCGGTGAGGTGCCCCGGATGGAGGTGTTCCGCGGCAAACGCGTCGTGATCACCAGCAATCGGGCCCAACCGCGTGAGCTGGACGGCGACCTCATCTCCCCGGGCCGGCAGCTCCGGGCGGAGATCCGGCCGGAGGCGCTGTGGCTGTGCGTGCCCCAGCCGGAGGACGCACCCGACCTGGCCGTCGACGCGCAGGGCGCCGGAGAGCGGGGCGAGCAGCTGATCGAGGAAGCGCGCCGTGAGTAG